Proteins encoded in a region of the Quercus lobata isolate SW786 chromosome 8, ValleyOak3.0 Primary Assembly, whole genome shotgun sequence genome:
- the LOC115955967 gene encoding probable beta-1,3-galactosyltransferase 2: protein MSWKSKGEHSSRSVISQKWSLFLCLGSFCAGMLFTNRMWTVPEPKGITRTTAMEAERLKLVSEGCDPKILHLKEVKRESKEILGEVFKTHNAIQTLDKTISSLEMELSAARAAQESIRSGSPLSQDLEKSESPGKRKYLMVIGINTAFSSRKRRDSVRATWMPQGEKRKKLEEEKGIIARFVIGHSATSGGILDRAVEAEDRKHGDLLRLDHVEGYLELSAKTKIYFATAVALWDADFYIKVDDDVHVNIATLGETLVRHRSKPRVYIGCMKSGPVLNQKGVRYHEPEYWKFGEAGNKYFRHATGQLYAISKDLATYISINQHVLHKYANEDVSLGSWFIGLDVEHIDDRRLCCGTPPDCEWKAQAGNVCVASFDWTCSGICRSADRIKEVHRRCGEGENALWSASF, encoded by the exons ATGTCTTGGAAAAGCAAAGGAGAGCATTCTTCTAGAAGTGTTATATCACAAAAATGGtccctctttctttgtttgggcAGTTTCTGTGCTGGAATGCTCTTCACCAATAG GATGTGGACTGTTCCTGAGCCTAAAGGTATCACACGGACAACGGCAATGGAAGCTGAAAGATTAAAACTGGTTTCAGAGGGCTGTGATCCAAAAATT TTGCATCTGAAGGAAGTAAAGCGTGAATCCAAGGAAATTTTGGGGGAAGTTTTTAAGACTCATAATGCTATACA GACATTAGACAAGACTATTTCAAGTTTAGAGATGGAATTATCTGCCGCCAGGGCAGCTCAGGAGTCTATACGAAGTGGCTCTCCTTTGTCACAAGATCTAGAGAAGAGTGAATCACCTGGGAAAAGAAAGTATCTAATGGTCATAGGAATAAATACTGCTTTCAGCAGCCGGAAAAGACGAGATTCAGTTCGTGCAACATGGATGCCACAAG gtgaaaagagaaagaagctGGAGGAAGAGAAGGGCATTATTGCTCGGTTTGTCATTGGTCATAG TGCCACATCAGGGGGTATTCTAGACAGAGCTGTTGAAGCTGAGGACAGAAAGCATGGAGATTTGCTAAGGCTG GATCATGTTGAAGGTTACCTGGAATTGTCTGCCAAGACAAAGATATATTTTGCTACTGCTGTTGCTTTGTGGGATGCAGATTTCTATATTAAAGTTGATGATGACGTACATGTAAATATAG CAACACTTGGAGAAACTCTAGTTAGACATCGATCAAAACCACGGGTATATATTGGATGCATGAAATCTGGTCCTGTCCTTAATCAAAA GGGAGTGAGATACCATGAACCTGAGTACTGGAAATTCGGTGAGGCTGGGAACAAGTATTTCCGTCATGCTACAGGACAGCTCTATGCTATTTCCAAAGATCTGGCAACTTATATATCAATAAACCA GCATGTTCTACACAAGTATGCTAATGAAGATGTCTCACTGGGATCTTGGTTTATTGGACTTGATGTGGAGCATATCGATGATCGGAGACTATGTTGTGGCACTCCACCTG ATTGTGAGTGGAAGGCTCAGGCAGGCAATGTCTGTGTAGCTTCGTTTGATTGGACCTGCAGTGGAATTTGCAGGTCTGCTGATAGGATTAAGGAAGTTCATCGGCGGTGTGGGGAAGGTGAAAATGCTTTGTGGAGTGCTTCTTTCTGA
- the LOC115958059 gene encoding autophagy-related protein 8C-like → MAKSSFKMEHPLERRQAEAARIREKYPDRIPVIVEKAEKSDVPDIDKKKYLVPADLTVGQFVYVVRKRIKLSPEKAIFIFVKNILPPTAAMMSAIYEENKEEDGFLYMTYSALWMCVRLTLYFRVLGLA, encoded by the exons ATGGCCAAGAGTTCCTTTAAGATGGAGCACCCACTTG AGAGGAGGCAGGCTGAAGCTGCCCGCATCAGAGAGAAGTACCCAGATAGAATTCCA GTGATTGTAGAGAAGGCTGAAAAGAGTGATGTCCCTGACATTGATAAGAAGAA GTATCTGGTTCCTGCTGATTTGACTGTTGGCCAGTTTGTGTATGTGGTTCGGAAGAGGATCAAGTTAAGTCCTGAGAAGGCTATATTCATTTTTGTCAAGAACATTCTACCACCCACTG CGGCTATGATGTCTGCAATTTATGAGGAAAATAAGGAAGAAGATGGTTTCCTTTATATGACCTACAGTG CTCTATGGATGTGTGTGCGCTTGACTTTGTATTTTAGAGTTCTGGGGTTGGCATAA
- the LOC115954638 gene encoding probable protein S-acyltransferase 6: MELKLPNIFLSDPSEKEIGRENPEVSEKGGNIMVTMWEKLFTFKRVVKDQLVQLVQYFRGSNSERTRVYQVWPGKNVFFFHGRLICGPEPRGLVLTTFSIILSSWIFAVYVGGDLPSHSRLIIAISMILTIIVLVNLIMLTVIEPGIIPRNDQLSIEDAGTSDGTKSRKIIVNGVDLKLKYCRVCKIYRPPRSCHCAICDNCVEKYDHHCPLVGQCIALRNYRFFLAFVVSALVFFVYIFAFSCWRIHLRILRNGTGLFGLLKNCPETVALILFGAISIGFLGGLVLFHVYLTTKNQTAYENFRQSYVGSKNPFDKGILNNIKEFLFVPLPPSRVDFRAEVTPRWSSTAASVV, encoded by the exons ATGGAATTGAAGTTgcctaatatttttctttctgacCCATCAGAAAAAGAAATCGGCAGAGAAAATCCTGAAGTTAGCGAGAAGGGTGGGAATATAATGGTCACTATGTGGGAGAAGTTGTTTACTTTCAAAAGGGTTGTAAAGGATCAATTGGTACAATTGGTCCAATATTTTCGTGGCAGCAATTCGGAAAGAACTAGAGTCTACCAAGTTTGGCCTGGGAAAAAT GTATTTTTCTTCCATGGGAGACTCATTTGTGGTCCAGAGCCAAGAGGGTTGGTTTTGACAACATTTTCTATTATTCTCTCAAGTTGGATCTTTGCCGTGTATGTTGGGGGTGATCTACCAAGTCATTCTAGACTCATAATCGCCATCTCTATGATTTTGacaataatt GTTCTCGTCAACTTGATTATGCTTACTGTAATTGAACCGGGAATTATTCCGAGAAATGATCAATTATCCATTGAAGATGCTGGTACTAGTGATGGCACAAAGAGTAGGAAGATAATTGTTAATGGGGTGGATTTGAAACTAAAATATTGTCGAGTTTGTAAGATTTATCGGCCACCCAGGAGTTGCCACTGTGCTATATGCGATAATTGTGTTGAGAAATATGATCACCATTGCCCATTGGTTGGTCAATGTATTGCACTG AGGAACTATCGCTTTTTCCTAGCATTTGTTGTATCGGCCTTGGTTTTCTTTGTCTACATCTTTGCCTTTTCCTGCTGGAGAATTCACCTAAGAATATTGAGAAATGGAACTGGATTGTTTGGTTTGCTAAAGAACTGTCCTGAAACAGTGGCATTGATATTGTTTGGTGCCATTTCCATCGGATTCCTAGGAGGCCTTGTTCTATTTCATGTGTACCTTACTACTAAAAACCAG ACAGCTTATGAGAATTTTCGGCAAAGTTATGTGGGTTCTAAAAATCCATTTGATAAAGGAATTCTAAATAATATTAAGGAGTTTTTGTTTGTGCCGCTGCCACCTTCTAGAGTTGATTTTCGTGCTGAAGTTACGCCTAGATGGTCTTCAACAGCTGCAAGCGTTGTCTGA